From one Pontibacillus sp. HMF3514 genomic stretch:
- a CDS encoding thiolase family protein, protein MNEAVIVIAKRTAVGKVGGMFKDVPPEKLVSPLVHNIIEETNIDPNEIDDVILGNATGPGGNLARLSALEAGLPMSIPGVTVDRQCGSGLEAIQMAARSIQAGAGEVYLAGGVESSSLAPWKIEKPSNLYHPQGPTLFTRARFSPEEIGDPEMGEAAENVAEHYEISREAQDEYALSSHRKAMNAIQQGTFLEEIVSVNGMVEDECVRWNTSKEKLAKLPPVFREGGTVTAGNACPINDGASLVLVMSKEKAHSLGLSPVLTFKDATCVGVDPNYLGVGPIPAVQKLFQRQNISVGDLDVVEFNEAFASQVIASLKGLSIPIGKVNLSGGALALGHPYGASGAILVTRLAAEMKAKKLKRGLATLGIGGGLGLAVLFEGTDS, encoded by the coding sequence GTGAACGAAGCCGTAATTGTAATTGCAAAACGTACAGCTGTCGGAAAAGTTGGTGGCATGTTTAAAGACGTACCGCCAGAAAAGCTTGTTAGCCCCCTCGTTCATAACATTATCGAAGAAACGAATATCGACCCAAATGAGATTGATGATGTGATCCTCGGAAATGCAACAGGACCAGGAGGGAACTTGGCACGATTAAGTGCGCTTGAAGCGGGACTTCCGATGTCAATCCCAGGCGTGACCGTTGATCGCCAGTGCGGATCTGGATTAGAAGCCATTCAAATGGCCGCCCGATCTATTCAAGCCGGAGCGGGAGAGGTCTATTTAGCTGGAGGTGTAGAAAGCTCTAGCTTAGCGCCATGGAAAATCGAGAAACCATCAAATCTCTACCATCCTCAAGGGCCGACACTTTTTACAAGAGCACGATTCTCGCCTGAAGAAATCGGCGACCCAGAAATGGGAGAAGCAGCAGAGAATGTTGCTGAACACTATGAAATTTCTCGTGAAGCTCAAGATGAGTACGCATTGAGCAGTCATCGAAAAGCGATGAACGCCATCCAGCAAGGGACGTTTTTAGAAGAAATTGTGTCTGTAAATGGAATGGTAGAAGATGAGTGTGTACGCTGGAATACATCTAAGGAAAAATTAGCAAAGCTTCCTCCTGTTTTTCGAGAGGGAGGAACTGTTACGGCAGGAAACGCCTGTCCTATTAATGACGGTGCTTCGCTCGTACTCGTCATGTCTAAAGAAAAAGCTCACTCTCTAGGGTTATCACCAGTGTTAACCTTTAAAGATGCTACATGTGTGGGAGTCGACCCAAATTATTTAGGAGTCGGCCCAATCCCCGCCGTGCAAAAGCTTTTTCAAAGGCAGAACATTTCAGTAGGCGATTTGGATGTGGTTGAATTTAATGAAGCCTTCGCATCACAAGTCATTGCGTCACTTAAAGGTCTGTCGATTCCTATAGGAAAAGTGAACCTTTCCGGTGGTGCGTTAGCACTGGGTCATCCATATGGGGCATCAGGGGCGATATTAGTGACACGATTAGCGGCAGAAATGAAAGCGAAGAAATTAAAACGTGGATTAGCTACACTTGGAATTGGTGG